Proteins from a genomic interval of Piscinibacter sp. HJYY11:
- the dapC gene encoding succinyldiaminopimelate transaminase, translating to MNPLLAKLHPYPFERLSALTKDITPNPAYKPISLGIGEPKHATPQLILDALVDGFGGLASYPATAGDRAMRESCAGWLTRRYGLTVDAMTQVLPVNGSREALFALAQTVIDPTKPGATVVCPNPFYQIYEGAALLSGAAPYYVNSDPKRNFAADWDAVPESVWARTQLIYVCSPGNPTGAVMPLAEWKRLFELSERFGFVIASDECYSEIYFREEPPLGGLEAAVQLGLKDFKNLIALTSLSKRSNVPGMRSGFVAGDAQIIKKFLLYRTYHGSAMSQMIQRASIAGWNDEQHVVDNRDKYRRKFAQVMPVLEQAFDVKLPDASFYLWAGIPKHAHGGDDIAFALGLLAQYNVTVLPGSLLAREVDGVNPGAGRVRLALVAEVEECLEAAHRIASYVKSL from the coding sequence ATGAACCCTCTGCTGGCCAAGCTGCACCCCTACCCGTTCGAACGGCTGAGCGCCCTCACCAAGGACATCACCCCCAACCCGGCCTACAAGCCCATCAGCCTGGGTATCGGCGAGCCCAAGCACGCGACGCCGCAGCTCATCCTCGATGCGCTGGTGGACGGCTTCGGCGGCCTCGCGTCCTACCCCGCCACGGCCGGCGACCGTGCGATGCGCGAGTCGTGCGCCGGCTGGCTCACGCGCCGCTACGGCCTGACCGTCGATGCCATGACGCAGGTGCTGCCGGTCAACGGCTCGCGCGAAGCGCTCTTTGCGCTGGCCCAGACGGTGATCGACCCGACGAAGCCCGGCGCCACCGTCGTCTGCCCCAACCCGTTCTATCAGATCTACGAAGGCGCCGCGCTGCTCTCCGGTGCTGCGCCGTACTACGTCAACAGCGACCCGAAGCGCAACTTTGCCGCCGATTGGGACGCGGTGCCCGAGAGCGTCTGGGCGCGCACGCAGTTGATCTACGTGTGCTCGCCGGGCAACCCGACCGGCGCGGTGATGCCGCTGGCCGAATGGAAGCGTCTCTTCGAGCTCAGCGAACGCTTCGGCTTCGTGATCGCCTCCGACGAGTGCTACTCCGAGATCTACTTCCGCGAAGAGCCGCCGCTCGGCGGACTGGAAGCGGCCGTGCAACTCGGCCTGAAGGACTTCAAAAACCTGATCGCGCTCACCAGCCTCTCGAAGCGCTCCAACGTGCCCGGCATGCGCTCGGGTTTCGTCGCCGGCGACGCGCAGATCATCAAGAAATTCCTGCTCTACCGCACCTACCACGGCAGCGCCATGAGCCAGATGATCCAGCGCGCCAGCATCGCCGGCTGGAACGATGAGCAGCACGTGGTCGACAACCGCGACAAGTACCGCCGCAAGTTCGCGCAGGTGATGCCCGTGCTCGAGCAGGCCTTCGACGTGAAGCTCCCCGACGCGAGCTTCTACCTCTGGGCCGGCATCCCAAAACACGCACACGGCGGCGACGACATCGCCTTCGCCCTGGGCCTTCTGGCTCAATACAATGTGACCGTCCTGCCTGGCAGCCTGCTCGCCCGTGAAGTCGACGGTGTGAACCCGGGAGCCGGCCGCGTGCGGCTGGCCCTGGTGGCCGAAGTCGAGGAATGCCTCGAAGCCGCGCACCGCATCGCTTCTTACGTGAAGTCCCTTTAA
- the dapD gene encoding 2,3,4,5-tetrahydropyridine-2,6-dicarboxylate N-succinyltransferase produces the protein MTQQLQNIIDLAWEGRTSLNPQNASPEIRNAVTQVVDDLNAGRIRVADRKGVGDWTVNQWVKKAVLLSFRLNDNELMRSGELAFFDKVKTKFSSLSEEEVRATGVRIVPPAVARHGSYVAKNVVLMPSYVNIGAYVDEGTMVDTWATVGSCAQIGKNVHLSGGVGIGGVLEPLQANPTIIEDNCFIGARSEVVEGVIVEENSVISMGVYISQSTKIYNRMTGEVTYGRVPSGSVVVSGSLPAVDGSHSLYCAVIVKRVTAETRAKTSINELLRS, from the coding sequence ATGACCCAACAGCTCCAGAACATCATCGACCTCGCCTGGGAAGGCCGCACCAGCCTGAACCCGCAGAACGCGAGCCCCGAGATCCGCAATGCGGTCACGCAGGTGGTGGACGACCTGAACGCCGGCCGCATCCGCGTGGCCGACCGCAAGGGCGTGGGCGACTGGACGGTGAACCAGTGGGTCAAGAAGGCGGTGCTGCTGTCCTTCCGCCTGAACGACAACGAACTGATGCGCTCCGGCGAACTCGCCTTCTTCGACAAGGTGAAAACCAAGTTCTCGAGCCTCAGCGAAGAAGAAGTGCGCGCCACCGGCGTGCGCATCGTGCCGCCGGCCGTCGCCCGCCATGGCAGCTATGTCGCGAAGAACGTGGTGCTGATGCCCTCCTACGTGAACATCGGTGCCTATGTCGACGAGGGCACGATGGTCGACACCTGGGCCACCGTCGGCTCCTGCGCGCAGATCGGCAAGAACGTGCACCTGTCGGGCGGCGTGGGCATCGGCGGCGTGCTGGAGCCGCTGCAGGCCAACCCGACCATCATCGAAGACAACTGCTTCATCGGCGCCCGTTCCGAAGTGGTGGAAGGCGTGATCGTCGAAGAGAACTCGGTGATCTCGATGGGCGTGTACATCAGCCAGAGCACCAAGATCTACAACCGCATGACCGGCGAAGTCACCTACGGCCGTGTGCCCTCGGGCTCGGTGGTGGTGAGCGGCTCGCTGCCCGCCGTCGACGGCAGCCACAGCCTGTACTGCGCGGTCATCGTCAAGCGCGTCACCGCCGAGACGCGTGCCAAGACCAGCATCAACGAACTGCTGCGCAGCTGA
- a CDS encoding PilT/PilU family type 4a pilus ATPase — translation MNTTTSSTAGSGGNMERVLRLMAEKSASDVYLSAATPILIKINGQILQLSDQPLSASQPRQLLAELLTPSQLEDLEDTGELNVGIGISGVGSFRLSAFRQRGSIAAVFRCIPHDIPALGSLNLPPVLNTMILEKRGLILLVGATGTGKSTTLASMLEQRNQQMAGHILTIEDPIEFIFHNKRSMVNQREVGRDTQSLQIALKNALRQAPDCIYIGEIRDRETMTMAISYSLSGHLVVSTLHANNSYHALGRILSFYSPESRPALLSDLASGLKAIVSQRLVRASAGGRRPAVEVMLNTKLVSELIEQGDFNGVKEAMENSMAEGSQTFEADLARLIGEGVITRDEGLAYADSPTNLMWRLQNDTEPVSRLQPKKEEVDDQPTFTEITLDVPGDDGRNSGFRATRF, via the coding sequence ATGAACACCACGACGAGCAGCACCGCCGGTTCCGGCGGCAACATGGAACGCGTGCTGCGGCTGATGGCCGAGAAGAGTGCGTCCGACGTCTACCTGTCGGCCGCCACGCCCATCCTCATCAAGATCAACGGGCAGATCCTGCAGCTCTCCGACCAGCCGCTGAGCGCATCACAGCCGCGCCAGCTGCTGGCCGAGCTGCTCACCCCGAGCCAGCTCGAAGACCTGGAAGACACGGGCGAGCTCAACGTGGGCATCGGCATCAGCGGCGTGGGCAGCTTCCGCCTGAGCGCCTTCCGCCAGCGCGGCTCGATCGCAGCCGTCTTCCGCTGCATTCCGCACGACATCCCGGCGCTGGGCAGCCTCAACCTGCCGCCGGTCCTGAACACGATGATCCTGGAAAAGCGCGGGCTCATCCTGCTGGTCGGCGCCACCGGCACCGGCAAGAGCACCACGCTCGCCTCGATGCTGGAGCAGCGCAACCAGCAGATGGCCGGCCACATCCTCACCATCGAGGACCCGATCGAGTTCATCTTCCACAACAAGCGCTCGATGGTGAACCAGCGCGAGGTGGGCCGCGACACGCAGTCGCTGCAGATCGCGCTGAAGAACGCGCTGCGCCAGGCGCCCGATTGCATCTACATCGGCGAAATCCGCGACCGCGAGACGATGACGATGGCGATCTCGTATTCGCTGTCGGGCCACCTGGTCGTGTCGACCCTGCACGCCAACAACAGCTACCACGCGCTGGGCCGCATCTTGTCGTTCTACTCGCCGGAGTCGCGCCCCGCCCTGCTCTCAGACCTGGCCTCGGGCCTGAAGGCCATCGTGTCGCAGCGCCTGGTGCGCGCGTCGGCCGGCGGCCGCCGCCCGGCGGTGGAGGTGATGCTCAACACCAAGCTGGTGTCGGAGCTCATCGAACAGGGCGACTTCAACGGCGTGAAGGAAGCGATGGAGAACTCGATGGCCGAGGGCTCGCAGACCTTCGAGGCCGACCTTGCCCGCCTGATCGGCGAAGGCGTGATCACCCGCGACGAAGGCCTCGCCTACGCCGACTCGCCGACCAACCTGATGTGGCGCCTGCAGAACGACACCGAACCGGTGTCGCGCCTGCAGCCCAAGAAGGAAGAGGTCGATGACCAGCCGACCTTCACCGAGATCACGCTCGACGTGCCGGGCGACGATGGCCGCAACAGCGGCTTCCGCGCGACGCGCTTCTGA
- the dapE gene encoding succinyl-diaminopimelate desuccinylase, giving the protein MSAALSLTEQLIARRSVTPDDGGCQALIIKRLAALGFDCETLSFGPHDFRVTNLWAVRRGKPGSKLLVFAGHTDVVPTGPLTQWTSDPFVPTHRDGKLYGRGAADMKTSIAAFVVAVEEFVAQHGDRCGGIALLITSDEEGPSVDGTVKVCQALKERGEKLDYCIVGEPTSVNTLGDMIKNGRRGSLSGKLTVKGVQGHIAYPQLAKNPIHLAAPALAELAAIDWDRGNEYFPPTSWQMSNIHGGTGASNVIPGELVVDFNFRFSTEQTVDTLKARVNAVLDQHGLDYRIAWSLSGEPFITPKGALVESLQNAIRSETGVETELSTTGGTSDGRFIAKICEQVVEFGPLNATIHKIDEHVAVAEIEPLKNIYRKTLEGLLL; this is encoded by the coding sequence ATGTCTGCTGCCCTCTCGCTGACCGAACAGCTCATCGCCCGCCGCTCGGTCACGCCTGACGACGGTGGCTGCCAGGCGCTCATCATCAAACGCCTGGCCGCGCTCGGCTTCGACTGCGAGACGCTGAGCTTCGGCCCGCACGATTTCCGCGTCACCAACCTCTGGGCCGTGCGGCGGGGCAAGCCCGGCAGCAAGCTGCTCGTCTTCGCCGGCCACACCGACGTGGTGCCCACCGGCCCGCTCACGCAGTGGACGAGCGACCCCTTCGTGCCCACGCACCGCGACGGCAAGCTCTATGGCCGCGGCGCGGCCGACATGAAGACCTCGATTGCTGCTTTCGTGGTGGCGGTCGAGGAATTCGTTGCCCAACATGGAGATCGTTGCGGTGGCATTGCGCTGCTCATCACCAGCGACGAGGAAGGTCCGTCGGTCGATGGCACCGTCAAGGTCTGCCAGGCGCTGAAGGAACGCGGCGAGAAGCTCGATTACTGCATCGTCGGCGAGCCGACCTCCGTCAACACGCTGGGCGACATGATCAAGAACGGCCGGCGTGGCTCGCTCTCGGGCAAGCTCACCGTCAAGGGCGTGCAGGGCCACATCGCCTACCCGCAGCTCGCGAAGAACCCGATCCACCTGGCCGCGCCGGCGCTGGCCGAGCTGGCGGCGATCGATTGGGACCGCGGCAACGAATACTTCCCGCCGACGAGCTGGCAGATGTCCAACATCCACGGCGGCACCGGTGCGTCGAACGTGATCCCCGGCGAGCTGGTGGTCGACTTCAACTTCCGCTTCTCGACCGAGCAGACCGTCGACACGCTGAAGGCGCGCGTGAACGCGGTGCTCGACCAGCACGGGCTCGACTACCGCATCGCCTGGTCGCTCAGCGGCGAGCCCTTCATCACGCCGAAGGGTGCACTGGTCGAATCGCTGCAAAACGCCATCCGCAGCGAGACGGGCGTCGAGACCGAACTCTCGACCACCGGCGGCACCTCCGACGGCCGCTTCATCGCGAAAATCTGCGAGCAGGTCGTCGAATTCGGCCCGCTCAATGCCACCATCCACAAGATCGACGAACACGTGGCGGTGGCCGAGATCGAGCCGCTGAAGAACATCTACCGCAAGACATTGGAAGGATTGCTGCTGTGA
- the prmB gene encoding 50S ribosomal protein L3 N(5)-glutamine methyltransferase yields MKLIDCITAQAARLKSAGVSFGHGTTNAFDEAAWLVLWALGMPLDELEPHAKRELTDAELTKIDAVITERIDTRRPAAYITKEAWLQNVPFYIDERSIVPRSFIAELLADGEGEGTLDSWLSDRTQRVLDLCTGNGSLAVIAAMAYPEVTVDAADISDDALAIAKMNIDKHKLAKRITLVKSDLLNDLQGPYDLIVCNPPYVNTQSMRELPKEYLHEPQLALAGGEDGMDLVRRILKDAPSRMSDIGVLVLEIGNERPHFEHAFRKLEVAWLDTSAGDDQVLLVTRDALVKWAR; encoded by the coding sequence GTGAAGCTCATCGACTGCATCACCGCGCAAGCCGCCCGCCTCAAATCGGCGGGCGTTTCGTTTGGGCATGGCACAACCAACGCGTTCGACGAGGCCGCCTGGCTGGTGCTGTGGGCGCTCGGCATGCCGCTCGACGAGCTGGAGCCGCATGCCAAGCGCGAACTCACCGACGCCGAACTCACGAAGATCGACGCGGTGATCACCGAGCGCATCGACACCCGCCGCCCCGCCGCTTACATCACGAAAGAAGCGTGGCTGCAGAACGTGCCCTTCTACATCGATGAGCGATCCATCGTGCCGCGCTCCTTCATCGCCGAGCTGCTGGCCGATGGTGAAGGCGAAGGCACGCTGGACAGCTGGTTGTCCGACCGCACGCAGCGTGTGCTCGACCTGTGCACCGGCAACGGCAGCCTGGCCGTGATCGCTGCCATGGCCTACCCGGAAGTGACGGTGGACGCAGCCGACATCTCCGACGACGCCCTGGCCATCGCGAAGATGAACATCGACAAGCACAAGCTCGCCAAGCGCATCACGCTCGTGAAGTCGGACCTCCTGAACGACCTGCAGGGCCCGTACGACCTGATCGTCTGCAACCCGCCCTACGTCAACACCCAGAGCATGCGCGAGCTGCCGAAGGAATACCTGCACGAACCCCAGCTCGCGCTGGCCGGTGGAGAAGACGGCATGGACCTCGTGCGCCGCATCCTGAAAGACGCGCCCTCGCGCATGAGCGACATCGGCGTGCTGGTGCTCGAGATCGGCAACGAACGCCCGCATTTCGAGCACGCCTTCCGCAAGCTCGAAGTGGCCTGGCTGGACACGAGCGCGGGCGACGACCAGGTGCTCCTGGTCACGCGCGATGCGCTCGTGAAGTGGGCGCGTTGA
- a CDS encoding LysR substrate-binding domain-containing protein produces the protein MTNLNDLLFFVRAVDCGGFAAAARQLDVPKSTVSKRVAELEKQLDARLVHRSSRSFVLTDVGREVYDHARAAMTEVEAAESAVKRRRSEPSGVVRITSSVPVAQLELASKLPRFMRQHPKVTVHLQVTDRFVDLLQENVDIAVRSHFAPLRDSELVQRQIRSEPIVLAASPAYLAQHGTPDSPDALAVHHGLLAPNAGTGASWALRHGNGDDAQVEPMPRFLSNESLTLLEAAQADLGIVALPRGMLAKHFDAGRLVHVLPGWTAGTVVTTVLTPHRRGQLPSVRAVIDFLAAEAGSA, from the coding sequence ATGACCAACCTCAACGACCTGCTCTTCTTCGTGCGCGCGGTGGATTGCGGCGGCTTCGCCGCGGCGGCGCGCCAGCTCGACGTGCCGAAGTCGACCGTGAGCAAGCGCGTGGCCGAGCTCGAGAAGCAGCTCGATGCGCGCCTCGTGCATCGCTCGTCGCGCAGCTTCGTGCTCACCGACGTCGGCCGCGAGGTCTACGACCATGCCCGTGCCGCGATGACCGAGGTCGAGGCCGCGGAAAGCGCCGTCAAGCGACGCCGCAGCGAGCCGAGCGGCGTGGTCCGCATCACGAGCTCGGTGCCGGTGGCGCAGCTCGAGCTGGCCTCGAAGCTGCCTCGCTTCATGCGCCAGCACCCCAAGGTGACGGTGCACCTGCAGGTCACCGACCGGTTTGTCGACCTGCTGCAGGAAAACGTCGACATCGCGGTGCGCAGCCATTTCGCGCCGCTGCGTGACTCGGAGCTGGTGCAGCGGCAGATCCGCAGCGAGCCGATCGTGCTGGCAGCCTCGCCGGCGTATCTGGCGCAACACGGCACGCCGGACAGTCCTGATGCGCTGGCCGTCCACCACGGCCTGCTGGCGCCGAATGCGGGCACCGGTGCCTCGTGGGCTTTGCGCCATGGGAATGGGGACGACGCTCAGGTGGAGCCCATGCCGCGTTTCCTGTCGAACGAATCGCTGACCTTGCTGGAGGCCGCACAGGCCGACCTCGGCATCGTCGCGCTCCCCCGCGGCATGCTGGCGAAGCATTTCGATGCGGGCCGGCTGGTGCACGTGCTGCCAGGGTGGACGGCCGGGACGGTCGTCACGACGGTGCTCACGCCGCACCGGCGCGGGCAGCTGCCCTCTGTACGAGCGGTGATCGACTTTCTGGCGGCGGAAGCAGGCAGCGCCTGA
- a CDS encoding glutathione S-transferase family protein, with the protein MTPILFAGFPQGSSLGLVAASEWLGLPYRVARVHMPDDMLSEAYGRLNGRRETPALILENGQPLTENLAIAHWMASRDTDHRISFAPGSGDSLRMHQLMAFLNTSFTGAFSPLWAAMENPSMPDDVKQVLQHHGREAVALRHTQLEAMIGEGPYLVGERPTLADAIFIGVARWADFHSAVDPRAHPKVQALKARLEADPAVQFAHAVEDGLPATGSGAMVGLVPLAEAIALARPTTGTTSHDIDHSADGRRMAA; encoded by the coding sequence ATGACACCGATCCTCTTCGCCGGCTTTCCGCAAGGCAGCTCGCTCGGCCTGGTGGCCGCGTCCGAATGGCTGGGGTTGCCCTATCGCGTGGCGCGGGTCCACATGCCGGATGACATGCTCAGCGAGGCCTACGGGCGGCTGAACGGCCGGCGCGAGACGCCTGCGCTGATCCTCGAGAACGGGCAGCCGCTCACCGAGAACCTGGCCATCGCGCATTGGATGGCCTCGCGCGACACCGACCATCGCATCAGCTTCGCGCCGGGCAGCGGCGATTCGCTGCGCATGCACCAGCTCATGGCCTTTCTCAACACCAGCTTCACCGGCGCCTTCAGCCCCTTGTGGGCGGCCATGGAAAACCCGAGCATGCCGGACGACGTCAAGCAGGTCCTGCAGCACCACGGCCGCGAGGCGGTGGCCCTCCGCCACACCCAGCTGGAAGCGATGATCGGCGAGGGTCCCTACCTGGTGGGCGAGCGGCCGACACTGGCCGATGCGATCTTCATCGGCGTGGCACGCTGGGCCGACTTCCACTCGGCGGTCGACCCACGCGCCCATCCCAAGGTCCAGGCCCTGAAGGCGCGGCTCGAAGCCGACCCGGCGGTCCAGTTTGCGCATGCCGTGGAGGACGGGCTGCCTGCCACGGGCAGCGGCGCGATGGTGGGTCTGGTGCCGCTCGCGGAAGCAATCGCACTGGCCCGCCCGACAACCGGCACTACGTCACACGACATCGACCATTCGGCCGATGGGAGGCGCATGGCCGCCTGA
- a CDS encoding cystathionine gamma-synthase family protein — translation MSRGLTTQLLHADRLGGVEHGATHKPLHTSAAFGYETAAELASVFQGERSGHVYARQGNPTTQALEAKVTLLEGGVGTVSFATGMGAIGSMFMALLKQGDHIVASQFLFGNTASLFTTLENLGCSVTLVDATDAAQVARAITPKTRIVFVETIANPRTQVADLEGIGQLCAERGILYVVDNTMTTPYLFRPSAVKAGLVMNSLSKSISGHGNVLGGAITDTGLFDWASFPNIQAPYKKGAPKTWGLLQIRKKGLRDFGATLGAEAAHRISNGAETLTLRMDRACDNALKLTTWLEQHPKVAAVHYPGLESHAQHENARRWFKAYGALMSFELKPGHDTFAMLDALELVIKSSHLGDNRTLAIPVAQTIFWEMGLEKRQKMGISESLVRISVGIEDYADLQADFEQALAKV, via the coding sequence ATGAGCCGCGGCCTCACCACCCAACTTCTCCATGCCGACCGCCTGGGCGGCGTGGAGCATGGCGCCACCCACAAACCTCTGCACACCTCGGCCGCCTTCGGCTACGAGACGGCTGCCGAGCTGGCCTCTGTCTTCCAGGGCGAACGCAGCGGCCATGTGTACGCCCGCCAAGGCAACCCCACCACCCAAGCGCTGGAGGCCAAGGTCACCCTGCTGGAAGGCGGCGTGGGCACCGTGAGCTTCGCCACCGGCATGGGCGCCATCGGCTCGATGTTCATGGCCTTGCTCAAGCAGGGCGATCACATCGTGGCCAGCCAGTTCCTCTTCGGCAACACGGCCAGCCTGTTCACCACCCTCGAGAACCTGGGCTGCTCGGTGACGCTGGTCGATGCGACCGACGCTGCCCAAGTGGCCCGGGCCATCACGCCCAAGACGCGTATTGTCTTCGTAGAAACGATCGCCAACCCGCGCACCCAGGTCGCCGACCTCGAAGGCATCGGCCAGCTCTGTGCGGAACGCGGCATTTTGTACGTGGTCGACAACACCATGACCACGCCGTACCTGTTCCGCCCGTCGGCGGTGAAGGCCGGCCTGGTGATGAACTCACTGTCGAAGTCGATCAGCGGCCACGGCAATGTGCTCGGGGGTGCGATCACCGACACCGGGCTCTTCGACTGGGCGAGCTTTCCCAATATCCAGGCGCCCTACAAGAAAGGCGCGCCCAAGACCTGGGGCCTGCTGCAGATCCGCAAGAAGGGTCTGCGCGACTTCGGCGCCACGTTGGGCGCCGAGGCGGCGCACCGCATCTCGAACGGTGCCGAGACACTCACGCTGCGCATGGACCGCGCCTGCGACAACGCCTTGAAGCTCACCACCTGGCTGGAGCAGCACCCGAAAGTCGCCGCCGTGCACTACCCTGGCCTCGAGAGCCACGCCCAGCATGAGAACGCCAGGCGCTGGTTCAAGGCCTATGGCGCGCTGATGAGCTTCGAGCTGAAGCCCGGCCACGACACCTTCGCGATGCTCGATGCGCTGGAACTCGTCATCAAGTCCAGCCACCTGGGCGACAACCGCACGCTGGCCATTCCCGTGGCGCAGACCATCTTCTGGGAGATGGGCCTGGAGAAGCGCCAGAAGATGGGCATCAGCGAATCGCTGGTGCGCATCTCGGTCGGCATCGAGGACTACGCCGACCTGCAGGCCGACTTCGAGCAGGCGCTGGCGAAGGTCTGA
- a CDS encoding ABC-F family ATP-binding cassette domain-containing protein has translation MIVIKNVTLRRGTKIVLQDASVTLQPGEKIGLVGRNGAGKSSLFSLLTHRLQSDSGDVSIPPRWRVGEVAQNMPETEQGATDFVLEGDTRLMEANAALAAAEAADDGHAMADAHQEIAEAGGFEARPRAQALLMGLGFRLDQLDDPVNSFSGGWRMRLQLARALMCPADLMLLDEPTNHLDLDALVWLEAWLQKFEGTMIVISHDREFLDAITKVTLHLDETRLTRYTGNYTAFEEMRAERLLQAQANYAKQQERMAHLQKFIDRFKAKASKAKQAQSRVKALARMEKLGPVLTSSDFQFEFREPVSLPNPMLAFSMMNCGYNGVPIVRDINRSVLAGQRIGILGANGQGKSTLVKTIAHEIPLISGEVTEGKGLTIGYFAQQELDVLSLDDGPLMHMIRLARDVGPQAREQELRDFLGSFRFVGDMVSQAVGTLSGGEKARLVLAMLVWQRPNLLLLDEPTNHLDLTTREALSMALNEFEGTVMLVSHDRALLREVCDEFWLVTEGTVKPFDGDLDDYQKWLLETSREMARAAKDAASGKVKKETQAAVVAAPPPEPAKREDRKASGQARQKLAEQTKPLRKELETLEKRIAALTQEKDNIEAASARPDLTPAQRIEQGKRLKQIGDETEQAEGRWLELTTQIDELSAG, from the coding sequence ATGATAGTCATCAAGAACGTCACCCTGCGCCGCGGCACGAAGATCGTGCTGCAGGACGCGAGCGTCACCCTGCAGCCCGGTGAAAAGATCGGCCTGGTGGGGCGCAACGGGGCCGGCAAGTCGTCCCTCTTCTCCCTGCTGACGCATCGGCTTCAGTCGGACTCGGGCGACGTCTCCATCCCACCACGCTGGCGCGTGGGCGAGGTCGCGCAGAACATGCCCGAGACCGAGCAAGGCGCCACCGACTTCGTGCTCGAGGGCGACACGCGCCTGATGGAAGCCAACGCGGCGCTGGCCGCCGCCGAAGCCGCCGACGACGGCCACGCCATGGCCGACGCCCACCAGGAGATCGCCGAAGCCGGCGGTTTCGAGGCCCGCCCTCGCGCACAGGCGCTGCTCATGGGCCTGGGCTTCCGCCTCGACCAGCTCGACGACCCGGTCAACAGCTTCTCGGGCGGCTGGAGGATGAGACTCCAGCTCGCGCGCGCGCTGATGTGCCCCGCCGACCTGATGCTGCTCGACGAGCCGACCAACCACCTGGACCTCGATGCCCTCGTCTGGCTCGAAGCCTGGCTGCAGAAGTTCGAAGGCACGATGATCGTCATCAGCCACGACCGCGAGTTCCTCGACGCCATCACCAAGGTCACGCTGCACCTCGACGAGACGCGCCTCACCCGCTACACCGGCAACTACACCGCCTTCGAGGAGATGCGCGCCGAGCGCCTCTTGCAGGCGCAGGCCAACTACGCCAAGCAGCAGGAGCGCATGGCGCACCTGCAGAAGTTCATCGACCGCTTCAAGGCCAAGGCCAGCAAGGCCAAGCAGGCGCAGAGCCGGGTGAAGGCGCTGGCGCGGATGGAGAAGCTCGGGCCGGTGCTGACCAGCAGCGACTTCCAGTTCGAGTTCCGCGAGCCGGTCTCGCTGCCCAACCCGATGCTCGCGTTCTCGATGATGAACTGCGGCTACAACGGCGTGCCCATCGTGCGCGACATCAACCGCTCGGTGCTCGCCGGCCAGCGCATCGGCATCCTCGGCGCCAACGGCCAGGGCAAGTCGACGCTCGTGAAGACCATCGCCCACGAGATCCCGCTGATCTCCGGCGAGGTGACCGAAGGCAAGGGCCTCACGATCGGCTACTTCGCCCAGCAGGAACTCGACGTGCTCTCGCTCGACGATGGCCCGCTGATGCACATGATCCGCCTCGCGCGCGACGTGGGCCCGCAGGCGCGCGAGCAGGAGCTGCGCGACTTCCTCGGCTCCTTCCGCTTCGTGGGCGACATGGTGTCGCAGGCCGTGGGCACGCTCTCGGGCGGCGAAAAGGCGCGGCTCGTGCTCGCGATGCTCGTGTGGCAGCGCCCCAACCTCTTGCTGCTCGACGAGCCGACCAACCACCTCGACCTCACCACCCGCGAGGCGCTCTCGATGGCGCTCAACGAGTTCGAGGGCACGGTGATGCTGGTGAGCCACGACCGTGCGCTGCTGCGCGAGGTGTGCGACGAGTTCTGGCTCGTCACCGAAGGCACCGTCAAGCCCTTCGACGGCGACCTCGACGACTACCAGAAGTGGCTGCTCGAGACCTCGCGCGAGATGGCACGCGCCGCGAAGGATGCGGCCAGCGGCAAGGTGAAGAAAGAAACACAGGCCGCCGTGGTCGCCGCCCCGCCACCCGAGCCCGCGAAGCGCGAAGACCGCAAGGCCTCCGGCCAGGCCCGGCAGAAACTCGCCGAGCAGACCAAGCCGCTGCGCAAGGAGCTCGAAACCCTGGAGAAGCGCATCGCCGCGCTCACCCAGGAGAAGGACAACATCGAAGCCGCCTCGGCCCGCCCCGACCTCACGCCTGCGCAGCGCATCGAGCAAGGCAAGCGCTTGAAGCAGATCGGCGACGAGACCGAGCAGGCCGAGGGCCGCTGGCTCGAGCTCACGACGCAGATCGACGAGCTCAGCGCCGGCTAG